From the genome of Nicotiana sylvestris chromosome 2, ASM39365v2, whole genome shotgun sequence, one region includes:
- the LOC104221207 gene encoding uncharacterized protein — MLIKYTVKSPAESASSLNLVAIDDEILSVSAIATQTSTAESFYVEGEISLPGHFQRFYLLGCSECNHLVRSKIKREIQCINCRLSRMLIPRCHFEVEITDETGTITATMSEGLGERILSMTAEQIYDITGVKNELFPAAHNNQLLADKLFRVQLQWSSSRTPDKNAGSLVLLSYTEKPTMFLPEDSTSVSGADRIMEEEPILVTDAKATKKQKREPSTLPKRLRYG, encoded by the exons ATGCTAATTAAATACACAGTGAAGAGTCCAGCAGAGTCAGCTTCATCGCTTAATCTTGTAGCTATTGACGATGAAATATTATCTGTTTCAGCTATTGCTACGCAAACCTCCACT GCGGAAAGTTTTTACGTCGAAGGAGAAATTTCGCTACCTGGGCATTTCCAACGATTTTACCTGCTAGGTTGTTCTGAATGTAACCATCTTGTTCGGagcaaaataaaaagggagattcAATGCATAAACTGCAGGCTGTCACGGATGTTAATTCCAAG GTGCCACTTTGAGGTAGAAATTACAGACGAAACTGGCACAATAACAGCAACAATGTCTGAAGGCTTGGGCGAAAGAATATTATCAATGACAGCTGAACAGATATATGATATCACTGGTGTTAAG AATGAGTTATTCCCTGCTGCCCATAACAATCAACTACTTGCTGATAAACTATTCAGAGTTCAGCTACAATGGTCATCATCCAGAACACCAGACAAAAATGCAGGTTCTCTGGTTCTTTTGTCATACACTGAAAAACCAACCATGTTTCTACCAGAAGACTCAACATCTGTGAGTGGTGCCGACAGAATTATGGAAGAAGAGCCAATACTTGTGACTGATGCAAAAGCAACTAAGAAACAGAAAAGGGAACCAAGTACCCTACCAAAGCGGTTACGGTATGGATAG